In one window of Brassica rapa cultivar Chiifu-401-42 chromosome A07, CAAS_Brap_v3.01, whole genome shotgun sequence DNA:
- the LOC103850127 gene encoding thylakoid membrane protein slr0575 — translation MGSISAASGTTVLPYHLRRQNNRRSGLYDHRHENLPVVSSSQTKQQRWLHVPETKLKRETLRLGFLARAADSTSSSPPVVASGDKTLIPDDEFTLAKISFGVIGLGLGVSLLSYGFGAYFNILPGSEWSAIMLTYGFPLAIIGMALKYAELKPVPCLSYADAVKLRESSATPILTQVRNDVTRYRYGDEQHLEEALKRIFQYGLGGGIPRRSAPILTMIKEEVLTDGRYCLVLVFEAKALKLSDFEQRQAKFTSFFGPNITAEVGKGESENLYEVRLISNVSASSATP, via the exons atgggATCTATATCGGCAGCTTCGGGAACCACCGTCTTACCCTACCATCTCCGTCGTCAAAACAACCGGCGATCAGGTCTCTACGACCATCGCCATGAGAATCTACCCGTGGTTTCGTCTTCACAAACGAAACAGCAGAGATGGCTCCACGTCCCGGAGACGAAGCTGAAACGAGAGACTCTGAGGCTCGGTTTCTTGGCAAGAGCTGCTGACTCCACGAGCTCCTCTCCTCCCGTGGTGGCTTCCGGTGATAAAACTTTGATCCCTGATGATGAATTCACCCTAGCCAAG ATTTCATTTGGTGTTATTGGGCTAGGTCTCGGGGTCTCGCTCCTCTC TTACGGTTTCGGGGCATACTTTAACATCCTTCCTGGATCTGAGTGGTCTGCTATTATGCTTACTTATGGATTTCCTCTTGCTATTATCGGTATGGCACTCAAG TACGCAGAACTCAAACCAGTTCCTTGCTTGAGTTATGCAGATGCGGTGAAGCTTAGGGAGAGCTCTGCTACTCCTATTTTAACCCAG GTGAGAAATGATGTGACGAGATACCGTTATGGAGATGAACAACATTTGGAAGAAGCACTGAAACGGATCTTTCAGTATGGACTG GGCGGAGGAATCCCAAGACGTAGTGCACCTATCTTAACCATGATAAAGGAAGAG GTCCTCACCGATGGTCGTTACTGCCTGGTCCTTGTATTTGAGGCCAAAGCTCTCAAGTTGTCAGATTTCGAACAAAGACAG gcGAAATTCACTTCGTTCTTTGGACCAAACATCACTGCAGAAGTTG gtaAAGGAGAAAGTGAGAATCTGTATGAAGTAAGACTGATTTCTAACGTCTCTGCATCTTCTGCGACCCCTTGA